A region of the Apium graveolens cultivar Ventura chromosome 6, ASM990537v1, whole genome shotgun sequence genome:
CATATCCCTCAAGTATAACATGGGTTGCAAAAGTCATGAACCTGTAGTTCAAACAATTTGTGAGCTTTACGAGGAAATCTCTAAGCTTGACAGTCTCAAACCGTCCACAGATGTTAACACTCTCTTTACCAAACTAGTTCTCACTTGCATCCCTCCAAGTTCCATTAATGTAACTAAGCTCTGTTCGAGACTTCAAGGAATGAGATCTAAGCTCATTAAGCTCTGTGGTGAAGCCGAGGGCCTTCTAGAGTCCCATTTCTCATCCATATTAGGCTCATTTGATAACCCTTTGGATCATCTCAGCCTCTTCCCATACTACTCCAATTACCTCAAGCTCAGCCTTCTTGAGTTTACCATGTTAACTCAACATTGCTGTCCCCGAAAGGATGTCTTAAACCGCGTAGCCTTTCTTGGTTCCGGTCCCCTCCCTCTCACCTCAATTGTCTTGGCCTCCTATCATCTCACAAACACTCGTTTTGACAACTATGATATTGATCCTTTGGCCAATATGAAGGCGAGTCGCTTGGTCTCCTCAAATCCTGACCTTTCCAAAAGGATGTT
Encoded here:
- the LOC141667814 gene encoding nicotianamine synthase-like; the encoded protein is MFYEGTQESINRHTTFILNKKLCFISYSSSSKISTNIVPSGESKLIIILISLKYNMGCKSHEPVVQTICELYEEISKLDSLKPSTDVNTLFTKLVLTCIPPSSINVTKLCSRLQGMRSKLIKLCGEAEGLLESHFSSILGSFDNPLDHLSLFPYYSNYLKLSLLEFTMLTQHCCPRKDVLNRVAFLGSGPLPLTSIVLASYHLTNTRFDNYDIDPLANMKASRLVSSNPDLSKRMFFHTTDVMNVTGALQDYKVVFLAALVGMDKNEKVGIIDHLAKYMAPGAILMLRSAHGARGFLYPVIDPSDLRGFQVLSVFHPNDDVINSVVVARKLFIDQGHLGGVIQTSRCCEAHGYNPINQMSMLEKLTVEEN